The DNA segment tcatcttagaactgccttcactgcgtcccacagaagttggggctttatgctgtcattgtcatttgtctccatatattgctttatctctgttttaatttggtcattgattcatttattattttggagcatgttgttaagcctccatgtgtttgtgagcctttttgttttctttgtacaattaatttctagttttatgcctttgtggtctgagaagttggctggtagaatttcagtctttttgaatttactgaggctctttttgtggcctagtatgtggtctattctggaaaatgttccatgtacacttgagaagaatgtgcatcctgctgcttttgggtgtagagttctgtagatgtctgttaagttcatgtgttctagtgtgttgttcagtgcctctgtgtctttacttattttctgtctgctggatctgtcctttggagtgagtggtgtgttgaagtctcctagaactaatgcactgcattctatttcctcctttaattttgttagtatttgtttcacatatgttggtgctcctgtattgggtgcatatgtatttataatggttatatcctcttgttggactgacccctttatcattatgtaatgtccttctttatctcttgtcactttctttgttttgaagtctattttgtctgataccagtactgctacacctgcttttttctccatattgtttgcatgaaatatctttttccatcccttgacttttagcctgtgtatgtctttgggtttgaggtgagtctcttgtaagcagcatatagatgggtcttgctttgttatccattctgatactctgttttgattggtgcattcagtccatttacttttagggtgattattgaaagatatgtacttactgccattgcaggctttagatttatggttactaaaggttcaagggtagcttctttactatctagctgtctaacttaactctcttattaagctattataaacacagtttgatgattctttatttctctctcttcttattcctcctcctctgttctttatgttaggtgttttattctgtactcttttgtgtttcctttgactacttttgtgagtagttgattttattatttgcctttagttagtgtttggttggtatgctttctttggtgtgatttaattttctctggtgacatctgtttagccttaggagtgcttccatctagagcaggcccattaaaatatcctgtagaagtggtttgtgggaggcaaattctcgcaacttttgtttttctgggaattgtttaatccctccttcatatttaactgatattcatgctggacatagtattcttggctcaaggcccttctgtttcattgcattaaatatatcatgcattctcttctcgcctgtaaggtttctgttgagaaatatgatgatagcctgatgggttttcctttgtaggtgaccttttactctctctggctgcctttaatactctgtccttgtctttgatctttcccatGTTAATTaatacatgtcttggtgttgtcctctttgggtcccttgtggtaggagttctgtgggcctccatagtctgagagactatttcctcccccagtttggggaagttttcagcaattatttcttcaaatacactttctattcttttttctctcttcttcttcttctggtacccctataatgtggatattgttccttttggattggtcacacagttctcttaatattctttcattcctggagatccttttatctctctctgcctcagcttctctgtattcctgttctctgatttctattccattaatggcctcttgcacctcatccagtctgctcttaagtcctttcagagattgttttatttctgtattctccctccctacttgatcctttagctcttgcatatttctctgcaggtccatcagcatggttatgacctttattttgatttctttttcggggagattggttaaatctatcttcccaggccctctctcaggggttgtctgggtaattctggagtgGACCACATTCTTTGGCTTTTTCATGGCGATAgcggtagctgtaggcaggtagtgcgtgtatcagctgggagaacaaagtcctttcctgcttgctggtcaccttgcccttctcccctgcctgtgtcgggtacctgcactcctggagcagcctccgggttaattccctaagctgccgtgggcagggtcaccgtcagggtagcccagagcactGCAGAGAGTGGCAGACGcgccgggtgtgttctcctgcaagagcAGCGCCCCTTCACGCCTTGCCCTGGTTTCTTCTGCCTGCACTAGGCAGCTGTGCACTGGCAGTCacttttgggtctggcccaggcgtcTGCGCTCTGGGAGGAGATCCTGGGCGGCTGCTAGAGGCATGTCTGCTCCTGGGGTGGTAAGCTGCTGCTGCAGGCACACTTGGCTGATGCTACTGCCAGCGCGTGTGCCCGCTCCCGGGCCACTTGGCTACTGCCACTCTCAGGCTACTGGGCCGCTGTGTCGGGGGCCTTGCCAGCcaggggaacaactggcaggctgcttatgaggggcttcagagttgcGCTGCCGCCCAGAGgattagggtgcctggagttccccgggattcccagctgctgggctgagtgtgccagatgattctgtccagctgtgaggtccctgtccctttaactctttcaaaaagcactcgcttttcttttgtcccaggggagccagttgcagggacccactcacagattttgcttttctgtttctctaatatccagcacactgtgcactGTGTGTTTGCGCTCCCAGTGCGGGTTACTAGAGCTGGTtgcttagcagtcctgggctttcactccctcctgctccgactcttttcctcccactggttagctggggtgtggggaatgctcgggtcccgccgggctgcagcttgtatcttaccccctttgtgagatgctgagttctcgcagatgtagatgtagcctgactgttatactgtatcttctggtctctcctttagttgtatttgttgtatttttaaaaatatatatggttttgggaggagatttccgctgccctactcatgctgccatcttgactcCTCCTTGCCCCAGCTTTTATAACTTGCCAGCCTCCCATTTCTGTTCTCCACCCAAATCATCAATAACCTTATTCCCAGTTCCCCAAGCTTCACAGGATCCACTTTACAGATTACTCCGTTGAAGGAAACCCAGGACATGAAGTCTGCGTTCCCGTTACAGATAGGAAACAGTTTCCCATATGGATGTGATTTGTCAAAGACTTGAAGAGGCAGAAGCATAGTGTGATCCCACTCACAACCAAGATGTTTTCTTTGGTTGCCTAAGCCTCTTTAAATCCTTTTAGGAGTTTGTCTGAGGATACTTCCCTTTCACACCTATTCTAGTTGCtgttctttgtctctctctctgtttggTTCTTGGGCCCTGCTTGCTCCTCTCCTCagcctcttcattttctttggtaGGAGGAAATGGACCTGAAGGTTCTGCAGTTCAAGAACAAGAAACTAGCAGAGCGGTTGGAACAGAGGCAGGCTTGTGAAGATGAACTCCGAGAACGAATTGAGAAGCTGGAGAAGCGGCAGGCCACAGATGATGCCACACTTCTCATTGTCAACCGCTACTGGGCCCAGGTGGATGTCCCTCTGCTTTCCAAGAACTGGCCTTGATCCAGCTGCCAGTTCTCAGACTCCTATACTGGGAAAGGATTATCATGCTGGGAAAGCACCTGAGGGATTTGTAACATTTTTGGTGCTTTCTCCCTCCAGCTGGATGACACTGTGGAAGCCCTTCTCCGACACCATGAGAACCAGGGGGAGCTGTCTTCAGGGACAGAGGCGCCTCTAACCCAGGAGGGCCCAACACATGATGAGACCCCTCTCACAGAGCCAGGGACATCAGAGTTGAGGGGTAGGGCTGGAGCCCTAGGATCCGGGGAGCTTAATTAAATTCTGGGAAAGGTCTTAGAGAGGAGGGGAATTTGATATTAGGCTCCTGAatcctctgcctcccctcccacacacacagttGATTTCAGTTTCGGCAGCAAAGTGCATTTGAGTAAGAACACAGGCTTTAGAATGTTCATGACTTGGTTCATAGTGCAGTTCATGTTTTGACACTCATTTAGTTCAAAAAAGTATTAATGAGTGTGAACTATATACTTGGCttgaaggagacaaaaataagcaaaaagaaataCTACCCCTGCCATGAGGAAAGAAGTGATCATAAGCCATAAGTAAAAGCTGCAGAGGTTTCTCAAAGGGGATTAGTGTATGTATACACAGTGTGGTTCTAATTTAGATAGGAAGCAGACAAGGCTTTCTTGAGTGATTTGGGAGTTCTGTGGCTTTGAGGAAATTACTCGCTCATTCTGAACCTCAGTTGTTTCATTTTCAAGGTGGGGCTGACTACTACAGGTGTTGGTTATGTTGACTCAGCAATAGTGTTGAAGGGCCTAGTCTGGAGCTTGGTACAGAATGGTGATAAATGCTGCTGTTGTCTTCATAAGGGTTTGTCCATCCCTCCCAGAACCTTTGCCAGTGCAGCTGCGGCCGCCTCTCAGTGAGCCAGCCTTGGCTTTTGTGGTTGCTCTGGGTGCCAGCAGTAGTGAGGAGGTGGAGTTGCAGCTGCAGGGCCAGATGGAGTTCTCTAAGGCAGCTGTGTCCCGTGTGGTAGAGGCCTCAGACTGCCTACAGCGTCAGGTGGAGGAACTCTGTCAACGAGTATACAGCCGAGGTTAGTTCTTTGTGCCCCCACCCCAGGAGTGTCTGTTCTCATTTGCATTGTTATATTCTCTCATCAATGCCCTTGGCCCACAGGCAGCCACAATTCCCCAAGGAATAAATCAGCCATGTTCTCAAGGGAAGGATTATGTTGTAGATGGGAGATCCTGCCTTGATTCCCAGAATTGATCTCTAGAGAGGGTGGGAGGGGTTGTTGAAGCTTGTGAGACCACCCTCTTATGACTGGAGACCTCTGGAGCACTTTGCATAAATCTTGGTGGCAGTTACTGATCCACAAGGCATAGCAGCAAGTGCCCAGGCTTTGCAGACTAACAGGTTTCTCCCAGTCTTAGGTGTCATTCTGGCCTAGGCATTTTGAGCAAATGGCTCTTCTCTCTGAGCTGGTTTAGTCCTTTGTACAGTGGGGATAAAGACTCCTGGCTTTGTCATGAGAAATTGGCAAGACAGCTGGTGGATCACACTGAGCACATAACAGACTCCATAATGAGTTAGTACTTTGACCCATTGCCCTGGACTTGGCTCTTAACCGAGCCCTGCCTTTCCAGGGGATAGTGAGCCCCCCAGCGAGGTGGCTCGGGCACGCACCCGGGAGCTGGGACGTGAGAACCGGCGGCTACAGGACTTGGCCACCCAGCTACAGGAGAAGCACCACCGCATCTCACTGGaggtgggatttgggcttttggGGTTGGGATTAGAACCAGGGCAGGATTTGGGTCAGATGGGCACCCAAGGCCCTTGGAGCCAGGACCCCTCGTCTAAGCATCTGCTCCTTTCATTGTCTCCAGTATTCTGAGCTCCTGGATAAAGTGACATCAGCAGAAACTAAGGTGCTGGAGATGGAGACAACGGTAGAGGACCTACAGTGGGATATTGAGAAGTTGCGCAAGCGTGAGCAAAAGCTCAATAAGCACCTGGCAGAGGCCTTGGAGCAGGTGAGGCTAAGAGTTCTGGGTCCCATGGAGCCAGGGCTGGGTAAAGCCCTAgcttttccccttcccacccacttctctctctctcctctccacagCTCAACTCTGGCTACTATGTGTCTGGGAGCTCATCAGGCTTCCAGGGGGGCCAGATCACACTCAGCATGCAGAAGGTGAGCAGACTTCATTCTTTCTAATCTCTCCCATAACCTTTTCTCTATGCCACTCTTGAAATTACCCTCAGAATTAAGGACAaacatctgctcacagtctctgAGTCTCTTCCCCATCACCTGTCACTCACCTTGTTATTTTTTCATTCGTTCACATATGTATTCAGCAAATAATTGCTGATTGCTAAGTCTTAGGCACTGTGTTAGGGAGCGGGCATATTggagaacaaaataaataaaaatcaaagcttACAGGGAGCCTAGATTTTAGTTGGGGGAACAGACAAAAAGTAAGTAAAGTGATGTATCAGTTGGTCATAGttacaacaaaggaaaaacttaggaaagaaagaaacagaactatGTTGGAGTCAGTTGGCATTGTCACGGGGTGGCTGAGGAATGGTCTCACTGGGAGGGTGCATTAACTCACTGTCTCTTTCCCTGTCCTGCCTTGGCTCTCTTGCCTCTGGGTTATTGcatattttcttcattctgtGGGGGTCACAGTGCTGTTTCCCTTTACTTCAGTTCACTTTTCAGGTCCTTGAGGAAGGCTTCCCTCACTCTTTGTCAATTACGAGTGTTGGTTCCCAGCACTGATTGTGCAGTATTAAATTTTCTCCCACTTGCCTGGGAGTCTGGCTTGGGTCTGGCTTGTTCCTGGGGCTTCAGAATCCATTGCTGTACATAAGGAAGCTGGATGGATGGGGTATATGGTGGAGATGTGAGGGAAGCATGATTCCTGGCCTGGCCCTGCCTCCCATAGTGCTCTCACCCCACAGTTTGAGATGTTGAATGCAGAGTTGGAAGAAAACCAAGAATTAGCCAACAGTCGCATGGCAGAGCTAGAGAAGCTGCAGGCTGAACTTCAGGGGGCTGTGCGGACCAATGAGCACCTCAAGGTAGGCTGCATTTGGGGCTGGGAGGCCTGAGCCCGCAAGGTAGGGGCTGAGCCCTAAATCCTCTTACTGATCACTTTTGGGCATCCCCACCCCTAGGTGGCGCTACGGAGCCTCCCTGAGGAAGTGGTTCGGGAGACAGGGGAGTACCGAATGTTGCAGGCCCAGTTCTCGCTGCTCTACAATGAATCACTGCAAGTGAAGACCCAGCTGGATGAGGCCCGGGGGCTACTGCTGGCCACCAAGAACTCCCACCTGAGACACATTGAGCACATGGAGGTATGGTCCAGGAACAGGGATAGGGTAGACCCTGAGAGTTACAGTGTTCCAGGGCTTTAAAAAGGCTTTGTGTCCTGCCAGGGATCCTTTGGGAATAAATTCTTCCTAAGTCACTAAGGACTGAGaccaaaggaaaaagggaggGTTTTGCCAGGGGGCTAGGGTGTTATATGGGTCCTAAATGCTTCAACCCCCAGAGTGATGAGCTGGGGCTGCAGAAGAAGCTACGCACAGAGGTTATCCAGCTGGaggacacactggcccaggtacGCAAGGAGTATGAGATGCTGCGCATCGAGTTTGAACAGAACCTGGCAGCCAATGAGCAGGCAGGTATGTGGTGAGGACAGGGTGGAAATGGGGCCTTGCCTGAGATGGTGGGCCCTGGTGTGGGGCTGCTACTTAATCAGATGCAGGAGATTAAGCCCCTTCCTTTCCCAGAGCTTCATCTccctgtggaaaacagggatcacACCACCTGGCTCCAAGGTACAGCCAGCTGAGGCCACTGGTAGAGCCAGCTCAGCCCAAACATGTGCTCTTGGCCCCATCTGTGGTTCTCTAGCCTTAGGATGTCTTCTCTTAGAAATAGTCACTCACTTTATTGACCACCACCTGTgagccaggccctgttctagTCTTTGGGATTGTGCCCATGGATGAAACACAAAGAATGCCTGCTATTGTGGAGTAGAGTTGTAATGAGGGAGGacaaacaaagaaggaaatagaatgtgtATGTTACATAGGAACAAACACAACAAGGAAAGTAAAAGCAGAGAAGGAGGATAAAGAAGTATTAGGAGAAAGGGTATTGCAGTTTTGAGTGGGAAGGCCAAGAAAACATAACTGAGAAGATACTTGTTTAAAAATCTGAAGTAAGTGAACTAACTAACTTTGGTAAATGTTGCAGGTATGTGTTCCTGAAggaaatttggaaatatttttaaaagtctacaTTAGTGGGAATAACACAATTAGGCAATGTAGAGTTTCTTTTGGGCGGATTTCCTTCAAGTCTATCTTGTTACTTTGATGAGATCACACTCTGTCTGAGGCCTGAGTTTGTCTTTCCTCCATAATGGCAGTGATAGCtctggctctgcctcttcccccattGAGGATTGGGCCCCTATATTAGTGGCCAGTTCCACCCCTTACTTCCTGACCCTCCCCCAGGGCCTATCAACCGTGAGATGCGCCATCTAATCAGCAGCCTCCAAAACCACAACCACCAGCTAAAGGGGGATGCCCAGCGGTACAAGCGGAAGCTGCGGGAAGTGCAGGCTGAGATTGGCAAGGTGAGGAGGGGACTGCTTGGGGGAAAAACCCTTGGCTAAACCCCAGTGAGCACTGTCTCACTTCAGCCCTGTGCTCCCTCTGTCTTTGCAGCTCCGGGCCCAGGCCAGTGGCTCTACCCACTCCATCCCCAACCCGGGCCACCTGGAGGACTCCAGCCTCAgtgccccagccccagggaaAGAAGAGGGTGGGCTAGGCTCTGTCAGTTTCCCTGATGGTAGAAAGGAAATGGCTTCAGTGCCTGGTGCCACCACTCCCACCACCTCAGTGAAGAAGGAGGAGCTGGTCCCCTCTGAGGAAGATGTCCAGGCCATAACCACGGGATCCCAGGGCCCCACCTCCCGGGGCCGAGAACCTGAGGCCAGGCCCAAGCGGGAGCTTCGGGAGCGGGAAGGGCCTGGCCTAGGACCCCCAACTGTGGCCTCAGCTCTATCAAGGGCTGATCGGGAGAAGGCCAAAGTGgaggaggtgaagaggaaggaGTCAGAACTCCTCAAAGGTCTCCGAGCAGAGCTCAAGTGAGGCCTTATTCCTGTCTCCTTTCTACCCCTACCAAGTGGCCTCCAGCCTGACTCACCAAGCCTGTCTTTGTACCTCCCCCAGGAAGGCCCAGGAAAGCCAGAAGGAGATGAAGCTCCTGCTAGACATGTACAAGTCAGCACCCAAGGAGCAACGGGATAAGGTGCAGCTCATGGCAGCTGAACGTAAGGC comes from the Manis pentadactyla isolate mManPen7 chromosome 10, mManPen7.hap1, whole genome shotgun sequence genome and includes:
- the RNF40 gene encoding E3 ubiquitin-protein ligase BRE1B, giving the protein MYGPGNKRAAGDGASGPPEKKLNREEKTTTTLIEPIRLGGISSTEEMDLKVLQFKNKKLAERLEQRQACEDELRERIEKLEKRQATDDATLLIVNRYWAQLDDTVEALLRHHENQGELSSGTEAPLTQEGPTHDETPLTEPGTSELREPLPVQLRPPLSEPALAFVVALGASSSEEVELQLQGQMEFSKAAVSRVVEASDCLQRQVEELCQRVYSRGDSEPPSEVARARTRELGRENRRLQDLATQLQEKHHRISLEYSELLDKVTSAETKVLEMETTVEDLQWDIEKLRKREQKLNKHLAEALEQLNSGYYVSGSSSGFQGGQITLSMQKFEMLNAELEENQELANSRMAELEKLQAELQGAVRTNEHLKVALRSLPEEVVRETGEYRMLQAQFSLLYNESLQVKTQLDEARGLLLATKNSHLRHIEHMESDELGLQKKLRTEVIQLEDTLAQVRKEYEMLRIEFEQNLAANEQAGPINREMRHLISSLQNHNHQLKGDAQRYKRKLREVQAEIGKLRAQASGSTHSIPNPGHLEDSSLSAPAPGKEEGGLGSVSFPDGRKEMASVPGATTPTTSVKKEELVPSEEDVQAITTGSQGPTSRGREPEARPKRELREREGPGLGPPTVASALSRADREKAKVEEVKRKESELLKGLRAELKKAQESQKEMKLLLDMYKSAPKEQRDKVQLMAAERKAKAEVDELRSRIRELEERDRRESKKIADEDALRRIRQAEEQIEHLQRKLGATKQEEEALLSEMDVTGQAFEDMQEQNGRLLQQLREKDDANFKLMSERIKANQIHKLLREEKDELGEQVLGLKSQVDAQLLTVQKLEEKERALQGSLGGVEKELTLRSQALELNKRKAVEAAQLAEDLKVQLEHVQTRLREIQPCLAESRAAREKESFNLKRAQEDISRLRRKLEKQRKVEVYADADEILQEEIKEYKARLTCPCCNTRKKDAVLTKCFHVFCFECVRGRYEARQRKCPKCNAAFGAHDFHRVYIS